The following nucleotide sequence is from Photobacterium gaetbulicola Gung47.
TTTATTTTGCCGGCGGTTGCCTATGGGGCGTTCAGGAGTTTATGAAGCACCTACCAGGAGTTATTGCCACAGAGGCCGGGCGGGCTAATGGAACAACCGATACCACCCAAGGTGAATACGATGGGTACGCGGAGTGCGTATTGGTGCAGTTTGATGCCGAGGCCGTGACAGTGAAGCAGCTGATGGCGTATTTTTTTGAGATCATTGACCCATACAGCCTCAACAAACAAGGGGAAGATGTCGGTCTTAAATATCGTACTGGTGTATACAGTAGCGACTCGTTGCATCTCGCCCAGGCTCGGGAGTATATCGACTCTCGCAAAGATAAACCGCGCATTGTGGTTGAAGTGATGCCTCTGACCAACTACGTCAAAAGCGATGAAGAACACCAGGACCGGTTGTCACGCTTTCCAAATGACTATTGCCACCTTCCGTTGGGCTTACTGCACAAATATAAGAAACCAAACTGAGGGTGATTGATGGTTTTAAGTTGTTGAGCGACTGATTTTAAATAAAAGCCCGAGTTAACCTGGTTGACTCGGGCTTATCGCTTATCGCGATTACTCGCAAAGATCTAATTCGTTATGGATTAGCACCACACATTGAGAAGCAAAGATCATTTTTGGCCCGAGGCTGAGTTTTTGGGTGCCGAGGCGTTCCAAGCTTTTAAATGTCTTCTTCGGCATCGGAATGTGGTCAGTAAGCAAGAAACAGGAGTTGCCGCTGAATGCTTGTTCGCGGATTGATGTGCCTTTCTTGTCCATCATGTAAAGCTGATAATCTTCAGCAAGCTCTTTCACCAGCTTTTCGAAGCTTAGTGTGCGAACAGTAATGCCCGGTTCGACCTGACGCTCTTGCTCTTTGGTCATTCCGACTGATGCATCGAGCGCTTTGGCAACTTTTTTCAATAGTGCCTGCTCATGAAAACCTCCGATATTGGTCATTTCATTCGCTACAAAAGTTACCGTACGGGAGTAGTCCTGGGTACTCTCCAGTACCAGGTGAACGATCACGTCTTCACGGTGCGACTGCGCCACAAAGATCGAATTCATCAGAGTGTGGGCCAAAATTTCGGTGTGAGCTTCTTGGCCAACTGAAGCCAGTAGTTGCTGGCTGTCGGTAGGAGCGGATCGGGCTCGTAATACAAAGGCGCGCATTGAAGAATGTCCTACAGAAAAAATACTTTTGAATCAGTGTTCTGATAATCAGTCGAGAACTCTCGGCAATCAGAGGAGAAAGATTATCGCACCTTTACTGTGAGATGTAACTGAAATAATGCTTGTGAGCAACGAGATGGGTTGTAACTGATGATAAAAAGGCCGCTTGACTCGAGACGCTAATCCTTTCGCTCTGAACACCAGCAGACTGGAACAGAGGATGGTCCACCGCACTTCAGTTTTATTACGTTATTTTTAGGGAAAAAGAGGTGTGTATATGTCAAAATGCACCGTCTCCACCAAGAAACCTGGAATGTGATGAACTATCAAGCTGCTATTTTCGATATGGATGGTTTGCTTCTCGATACGGAACGCGTATGTATGCGTATCTTTAAAGAAGCATGCGAAGTGCAAAATCTTCCATTCCATGAAGATGTCTACCTCTCTATCATCGGCCGTAATGCGGCGGGAATCGAGGTGATTTTCCGCAAAGCCTATGGCGATGATTTAGACCGCCTGCATGAGGAATGGCGTACTCGCTACAACGGCGTGGTTAAGCACCAAGCCATTCCAGTTAAAGAGGGCGTGGTAGAGCTATTGGAGTGGCTTAAAGAACAGGGAACGCCTATCGCGATTGCTACTTCAACAGCCAAAGATGTGGCTAAGAAAAAAATAGAGCTGGCGGGTATCGACAAGTATTTTGATAACCTGACCACGGGTTGTGAGGTTGCCAATGGCAAGCCTCATCCTGAGATCTACCAGTTGGCAGCAAGCCGATTAAATGTTGAACCACAGTACTGCCTGGCGTTCGAAGATTCAAACAACGGTGTCAGGGCTGCAGTTGCCGCTAAAATGATGACCTACCAGATCCCTGACTTGGTACAGCCTTGTAATGAAGTTCGCCAGTTTGGTCATGCAATTTTACCTTCACTTCATGACGTACTTGCCCAGCTGAAAACGGCATAATCCTAAAAAGCCTCTTTTAACAGAGGCTTTTTAGTTTATAGCTTGCAGGTATTGTTGTTAGCTCTTTATCAAAACGCTTCAACGATACAGATTGGTGCATCAATATTGTATTGGTGTCCAGTTGGTTCGACTTCTCCTGTTATTCTGTTACGCCTAAAACTAACTATGTTGTCAGAGAATAAATTGGTTACGATTAACCAAGTCCCGTCAGAAGATAGAATAAAGTCTCTAGGATGATCCCCTAAACAATCAAATGCATTGAGCCTTGAAGGAGTGTCACCTGAGACGTTAAAAATACTGATCAGGTTTTGAGACCTGCAAGATACATAAATAAACTTTTCATCAGGCGAAAGGCGAATTGCGGAGGCTGCTTCACCATTTGCCTTATCAGTCAATAATTCACATTCATAAGAAATATCCCAAAGGCCATTATTTTGGGTCAGTACTATGAGGGTTTCGGATAGCTCACATACTACGTATGCGCGTGTTTCACTCTTGTTAAAAACAAGGTGGCGGGGCCCAGAGCCAGCGGGCATGATGACACTCTGCTTATGGGTAAAACTTTGTGGTTCTTCGCTGTTTTCATAGTGATAAAAATGGACTCTGTCTGTTCCAAGATCGACAAAAACCAAATGGTTTGACTGTTGTAAAAATGTGACTTGATGCGCGTGGGGTGATTGTTGGCGTTCGGTATGAGAGCCGTGGCCTTGCTCAAAAAGTTCTGTAATTAATTGTATCGGTCTACCAGCCTCATCAAGTTGGTAGACTGACACATTGCCTGAACCATAATTCGCAACGGCGAGGTGAGGAGCTTTTACATCAATGTGACAAGGGTAATCTCCTGCAATAGGTAGGTAGATATTACCCATACTTGAATTGAAGTAGAGCGCGGCACCTTCTTGTTGCGGTATTTCACTAAAACTATAGATACCATGTTCTGAAACGGCGAGATAGGTAGGGTTACGCAGAGATGCTAAATCTTCCTGTCGAAATAGCCTTCCGGTATTAGGGTCTAATGTGATATGTGCTATACCATTACTGGTGCTTGGTTTATCAGTATAGCTCCCAACATAAAAGTGCAGATGATTGTCAGTTGTCATAAATAGCCTTGATATTATTAAAGAAACCTTTATATACCATGCCTTTTGGCCTTGAGGTCGGCAATAATTTCAAGGGGGCAATAACTTGAATTGTGAGGCAGTTGACTAGTTTGTCTGTAATTGAAATGTGTAGCTTGCAATTGATAACCCGTATTTGTTATTAGCAGTATTCACCGATATTGTTGTCTAGAGCACAATAAATGAATCACCAATAACAACGGTGAATATGATCTTGCTTATGATGTTAAATATGAATATGCATGGCCTTCTAATTATGCATCGAACTTTATCAAGATGATGATGGTCACAATGACCTCCTTGCTGTTAGCCGATTGATCCTGTAAAAGATGTTTCCCCTTACCGCGGCATTCTTTAAAGCAGAGAAGGTATTATGAAATCAAAGATGTACTCAACGTTCGCTAGCCAATATGACGAAGTTATTCAAGACAACATCTACAATGCTCACCTAGAGCGACCAACGCTTCAAGCAATGCTGCCAGCACTGAATGATCTTGATGTTCTCGATCTTGGTTGTGGGTCCGGTGTATATGCCGAGTACTTGCTTAAGCAAGGTGCTAAATCAGTTACCTGTATTGATTACGCTGAAGAGATGGTTCAGTTGGTGGCTAGCAAGGTAAAAGAAGCGGGGTTGAGCAGTAAGGTGGTGGCTTATGCGCAAGACCTTTCAAAAGGGCTACCGAAGGAAAAGGATGCGAGTGTCGATTTGGTGATTTCACCATTGATGGTACATTATCTGGAAGATCTTAATCCACTTTTCAGCGATGTTCATCGTGTATTGAGGGCTGGTGGTTATTTTGTCTTTTCAACTCACCATCCGTTTGCGGATTTTGAATGTACGCAAAGTGGAAATTACTTCGAGCGAGAATTGGTGCAAGAAGAGTGGAATACCGTTGGCAAGCCAGTTCAAGTAAGCTTTTATCGTCGATCGCTGACTGAAATCACAAACGCTTTAACCCAGAATGGTTTGGTAATTACCCAGCTTACGGAAGGAGAAGTGTCTGAAAAGGTGAAAGAAATGGATGCCGGTCGTTACGAGTATTTATCGAAAAACCCAAACTTTATTTTCATTAAATGTCATAAGCTTGCTTAATCAATAGCAATAATGCTTGGGCAAAAGGCCGAGATAAGTATCTCGGCCTTATTTTTAGTTGCAGGTGCTGGTTAAGGCTCCGAAAAGGTGCGGACAATCGTCGTAACAATCATATCTATTTTATGCTCAAGTTCATCGCCTTCGGGTAAAGGCATTAGATCAAGGACTTGAGGCCAAAACAGCTGACCTTGTAGTAGGCTGATATAAATACTGGTGATGGTTTGGACATCTTGGGCGAATAACTTTTTCGCTGCGAGTGCTTGCTCGAACCATTGACTCACTGCGTGCGTATGATAAAGGCGCTGGGTAATGGATTTTGCAAGTTCAGGCTGACGGAAAAACTCCATTAGGATAGTTCGCGATAGTTCAATTCCATATACCTGGTAAATATTTTTCAATTCATGTTGTGTAATCAAGCGCAGTTGTTCATCTAGCGATTTATTTTCATCAAACTGATAGTGTTCTTCAACGACTGACTTTTCTCTTATTTCAGTCAGGACCGCTTCAAAAAGTAACTCTTTACTTTCAAAGTGGCGGTAAAGGGTTCGCTTCGACACTTCTGCTGCGGTGCAAATATTGTTCATATTGGCAGCCAAAAAGCCGTTAGCGATAAACTCTTGCTTGGCGGCTGTAATGATGGCCAACCTTTTTTGTTCTGAGCGCGACATCTCTTCAATCCGTGATGGTTTTCATTGATTTTAGCAACGTTTAGTTGCAAGGTAAACTCATGAGTTTACTTTTGGCTAAGGCTGAACTAAAATTCGCCGAATTCGTTGTACAGACTTTGAACGCCCCAGACAGGGGCTGATTTCTTCTTTCCTTTCCCTATTGGAGAATGTTTTGAAAAACATGCACAAAGTATCTGCCGGGTGCTCGTTGAAGACATTGGCGATGGCTGTAGGCCTGGCCATCACAGGTTTATCGTTATTTGGCTGTGGTCAAGAGACTGAGCCAAGCGTTGTGGCGCCTGTTGTGCGGCCAGCACTTACTGAAGTCGTGTCAGTGTCTCGTAGTGATAGCCTTAGCTTTAATGGCGTTGTTCGGGCTGCTGAGCGTGCGGAATTGGCTTTTCGTGTGGGTGGACGGTTGACTGAGCTACTGGTAGGCGAGGGCGAGAGAGTTAAGAAGGGACAGGTTCTAGCTCGGCTAGATTCACGGGATGCCATTACGGCATTGGCTTCAGCAAAGCTAGAGCTAAATAACACAGAAGCAGAATACTTGCGTGCAAAAGCGATCTATGACAAGAGTAAAGCGATATCAAAAAGCCAATTAGATGAGGTTACAACTCGCTATAACTTAGCTAAAAACAGACGTGATGAAGCACAACGCCAATTGGATTACACCCGGATAGAAGCCCCGTTCGATGGCATTATCGGTCGCAGGTACGTTGATAATTTCGTCCAGATGCAAGCTAATAACCCTGTGTTTACCTTACATGATATAGATGATTTGGAAGTCGTGATTCACATACCAGATAGCGTGATGCTATCGAGTGTCAGTGGCACGGAGGCAAAAGCTGAAATCAATGCCATTCCGAACCATCTATTTGATCTGTCATTGAAAACATTTGCAACCCAAGCCGATCCTGTCAGCCAAACCTATCC
It contains:
- a CDS encoding methionine sulfoxide reductase A (COG0225,COG0229,COG0526), whose amino-acid sequence is MEQIYFAGGCLWGVQEFMKHLPGVIATEAGRANGTTDTTQGEYDGYAECVLVQFDAEAVTVKQLMAYFFEIIDPYSLNKQGEDVGLKYRTGVYSSDSLHLAQAREYIDSRKDKPRIVVEVMPLTNYVKSDEEHQDRLSRFPNDYCHLPLGLLHKYKKPN
- a CDS encoding hypothetical protein (COG1901), whose amino-acid sequence is MRAFVLRARSAPTDSQQLLASVGQEAHTEILAHTLMNSIFVAQSHREDVIVHLVLESTQDYSRTVTFVANEMTNIGGFHEQALLKKVAKALDASVGMTKEQERQVEPGITVRTLSFEKLVKELAEDYQLYMMDKKGTSIREQAFSGNSCFLLTDHIPMPKKTFKSLERLGTQKLSLGPKMIFASQCVVLIHNELDLCE
- a CDS encoding phosphoglycolate phosphatase (COG0637), which produces MHRLHQETWNVMNYQAAIFDMDGLLLDTERVCMRIFKEACEVQNLPFHEDVYLSIIGRNAAGIEVIFRKAYGDDLDRLHEEWRTRYNGVVKHQAIPVKEGVVELLEWLKEQGTPIAIATSTAKDVAKKKIELAGIDKYFDNLTTGCEVANGKPHPEIYQLAASRLNVEPQYCLAFEDSNNGVRAAVAAKMMTYQIPDLVQPCNEVRQFGHAILPSLHDVLAQLKTA
- a CDS encoding 6-phosphogluconolactonase (COG2706), which translates into the protein MTTDNHLHFYVGSYTDKPSTSNGIAHITLDPNTGRLFRQEDLASLRNPTYLAVSEHGIYSFSEIPQQEGAALYFNSSMGNIYLPIAGDYPCHIDVKAPHLAVANYGSGNVSVYQLDEAGRPIQLITELFEQGHGSHTERQQSPHAHQVTFLQQSNHLVFVDLGTDRVHFYHYENSEEPQSFTHKQSVIMPAGSGPRHLVFNKSETRAYVVCELSETLIVLTQNNGLWDISYECELLTDKANGEAASAIRLSPDEKFIYVSCRSQNLISIFNVSGDTPSRLNAFDCLGDHPRDFILSSDGTWLIVTNLFSDNIVSFRRNRITGEVEPTGHQYNIDAPICIVEAF
- a CDS encoding SAM-dependent methyltransferase (COG0500), which gives rise to MKSKMYSTFASQYDEVIQDNIYNAHLERPTLQAMLPALNDLDVLDLGCGSGVYAEYLLKQGAKSVTCIDYAEEMVQLVASKVKEAGLSSKVVAYAQDLSKGLPKEKDASVDLVISPLMVHYLEDLNPLFSDVHRVLRAGGYFVFSTHHPFADFECTQSGNYFERELVQEEWNTVGKPVQVSFYRRSLTEITNALTQNGLVITQLTEGEVSEKVKEMDAGRYEYLSKNPNFIFIKCHKLA
- a CDS encoding TetR family transcriptional regulator (COG1309), which produces MSRSEQKRLAIITAAKQEFIANGFLAANMNNICTAAEVSKRTLYRHFESKELLFEAVLTEIREKSVVEEHYQFDENKSLDEQLRLITQHELKNIYQVYGIELSRTILMEFFRQPELAKSITQRLYHTHAVSQWFEQALAAKKLFAQDVQTITSIYISLLQGQLFWPQVLDLMPLPEGDELEHKIDMIVTTIVRTFSEP
- a CDS encoding RND family efflux transporter MFP subunit (COG0845), producing MHKVSAGCSLKTLAMAVGLAITGLSLFGCGQETEPSVVAPVVRPALTEVVSVSRSDSLSFNGVVRAAERAELAFRVGGRLTELLVGEGERVKKGQVLARLDSRDAITALASAKLELNNTEAEYLRAKAIYDKSKAISKSQLDEVTTRYNLAKNRRDEAQRQLDYTRIEAPFDGIIGRRYVDNFVQMQANNPVFTLHDIDDLEVVIHIPDSVMLSSVSGTEAKAEINAIPNHLFDLSLKTFATQADPVSQTYPVVLGFKDIQGYRVLPGMAVKVLPVETGAVSQNFTITVPLVAVVPDNQGKQYVWVVAADNTVSKRYVEVGTLSRDRVEIINNLKTGEQVVIAGVSSLHDGMKVRPMVDDSIEAK